In Feifania hominis, the following are encoded in one genomic region:
- a CDS encoding DegV family protein — protein sequence MNPQKIAIVTDSCADLSPSLIKNDPIFVLPLKIVYHDRVYSDGVDIWARDVYKRFSQEIPKTSLPDGETILKLFDQIHEMGYQRVIAVNFSSGLSGTHQLVRLLAEEQENLEVVAFDTRTACLGTGAIALRLARYIEQGRAWEEILSLVPRLIDNTHVFFGVDTLEYLQKGGRIGKITSITGTMLQIKPIITFAPTGELTNIAKVRGRRQSMAKVVELAASHYQSEKRCVLLCAHGDAPEDGKLVKKMLMQAVPKHECCYEGIIDATLGVHVGPNLIGAGIQILDDDM from the coding sequence TTGAACCCGCAAAAAATTGCTATCGTAACCGATTCCTGTGCCGATCTCAGCCCGAGCCTCATCAAAAATGATCCCATTTTTGTGTTGCCGCTTAAGATTGTCTATCACGACAGGGTTTATTCCGACGGCGTCGATATTTGGGCAAGAGACGTTTATAAGCGCTTTTCTCAGGAGATACCGAAGACATCGCTGCCCGATGGTGAGACAATACTCAAGCTCTTTGACCAAATTCATGAGATGGGCTATCAAAGGGTAATTGCCGTCAATTTTTCAAGCGGTTTGAGCGGTACACATCAGTTGGTGCGTCTTCTGGCGGAAGAGCAGGAAAATCTTGAAGTCGTGGCGTTTGACACGCGAACCGCCTGTCTTGGAACCGGCGCCATTGCGCTGCGCCTGGCACGGTATATCGAACAGGGCCGAGCGTGGGAGGAGATATTATCTCTTGTACCGCGTCTGATTGACAATACCCATGTCTTCTTTGGTGTCGATACGCTGGAGTATCTGCAAAAGGGAGGGCGCATCGGTAAAATCACATCGATCACCGGGACCATGCTGCAGATCAAACCCATCATCACGTTTGCGCCAACTGGGGAGCTGACCAACATCGCAAAGGTTCGAGGACGCCGTCAGTCAATGGCAAAGGTGGTCGAGCTTGCGGCCTCGCACTACCAGAGCGAAAAGCGATGTGTGCTTCTCTGCGCACACGGTGACGCGCCTGAGGACGGTAAGCTGGTCAAAAAGATGCTTATGCAGGCCGTGCCGAAGCATGAGTGCTGCTACGAGGGGATCATCGACGCGACGCTAGGCGTGCATGTGGGGCCAAATCTGATTGGCGCGGGCATCCAGATTCTGGATGACGATATGTAA
- a CDS encoding S41 family peptidase, which translates to MNRRISLKSVLLIVLGVVLVTFLLTATYFQLRIAGDLREINEKNAYFSKLYTVDQLVRDHYVGDIDAEELMDGIITGYIYGTGDKYAAYLNRDVYAESVKSSSGQFEGIGINIMYMPESGYIKITSPMQNSPAEKAGILAGDIIIEVDGEDVAQLGYYSAVAKLTDVAGTSAHFTVLRGEQTIPFSITRESFEKLSVFSRVVGDNIGYIQIEAFNETTYREFELAIDELTGKGVRGLIFDVRNNPGGDVNTLCNMLDLLLPEGPIMHMYDHDGNEELPAISSDASEIDLPMAVLVNGDSASASELFAAALRDYDKAKLVGTKTYGKATMQSVIPLSDGSAVSISVSAIKPPYGDSYEGIGITPDFVVDLPDEVKQNYAVMTDEQDAQLQRALELFS; encoded by the coding sequence ATGAACAGACGCATCAGTCTCAAGAGTGTCCTGCTGATTGTTCTGGGGGTTGTCCTTGTAACTTTTCTGCTCACTGCGACCTATTTCCAGCTGCGAATTGCGGGAGATCTGCGGGAGATCAATGAGAAAAACGCCTATTTTTCCAAGCTCTACACGGTGGATCAGCTGGTACGAGATCACTATGTCGGGGACATCGATGCCGAAGAATTGATGGACGGTATCATCACTGGTTATATCTATGGAACCGGTGACAAATACGCCGCCTACCTCAACCGGGATGTCTATGCCGAGAGCGTAAAATCCTCCAGCGGACAGTTCGAGGGAATCGGCATCAACATCATGTATATGCCGGAGAGCGGGTACATCAAAATCACATCTCCCATGCAGAATTCACCGGCTGAAAAGGCGGGTATTCTGGCGGGGGACATCATCATTGAGGTGGACGGCGAAGACGTGGCGCAGCTTGGGTATTACAGCGCCGTGGCAAAATTGACGGACGTCGCCGGCACATCGGCTCATTTTACTGTTCTGCGCGGAGAGCAAACCATTCCTTTTTCCATTACACGTGAGAGTTTTGAGAAGCTCTCAGTGTTTAGCCGTGTGGTCGGTGACAACATTGGCTATATCCAAATCGAGGCATTCAACGAGACAACCTATCGGGAGTTTGAGCTGGCGATTGATGAACTCACAGGCAAAGGGGTCCGCGGTCTTATCTTTGATGTGAGAAACAACCCCGGCGGTGATGTCAACACGCTGTGCAACATGCTCGACCTGCTCTTGCCGGAGGGGCCCATTATGCACATGTATGACCACGACGGAAACGAAGAGCTGCCTGCTATCAGCTCTGATGCCTCGGAAATTGATCTGCCTATGGCGGTGCTGGTCAACGGAGACTCGGCGAGTGCATCTGAACTCTTTGCTGCTGCTCTTCGCGACTATGACAAGGCAAAGCTGGTCGGCACCAAGACCTATGGCAAGGCCACCATGCAGTCGGTGATTCCACTGAGTGACGGCAGCGCTGTGAGTATTTCCGTCTCGGCAATCAAGCCGCCCTATGGTGATTCCTATGAGGGAATTGGTATTACACCTGATTTTGTGGTCGATCTGCCGGATGAGGTCAAACAGAATTACGCTGTGATGACAGATGAGCAGGATGCCCAGCTGCAGCGGGCTCTCGAGCTTTTTTCGTGA
- the ftsE gene encoding cell division ATP-binding protein FtsE — MVELRNVTKKYDNGTLALDGVNLKIEEGEFVFIVGPSGAGKSTLLKLLMKEEEPTDGIIRVNKYNLNRMKRRQVPYFRRTMGIVFQDFRLISDMTVFENVAFAMRVIGCSKKSINRRVPYVLKLMGLEHKMQNYPNELAGGEQQRVALARALVNNPSLIIADEPTGNVDPRMSWDIMDLLSEINKRKTTVLVVTHEKSLVDRLRKRVVSIEHGKIVSDRMEGMYR; from the coding sequence ATTGTCGAACTGCGCAATGTCACAAAAAAATATGACAACGGCACGCTCGCGCTTGACGGGGTCAATCTGAAAATTGAAGAGGGCGAATTTGTCTTTATCGTCGGTCCATCCGGCGCGGGCAAATCCACCCTCTTAAAGCTTCTTATGAAAGAAGAGGAGCCGACTGACGGCATCATCCGCGTCAACAAATACAATCTCAACCGTATGAAACGCAGACAGGTACCCTATTTCAGGCGTACCATGGGAATCGTGTTTCAGGATTTTCGGTTGATTTCGGACATGACGGTTTTTGAAAATGTCGCCTTTGCCATGCGTGTCATCGGCTGTTCCAAAAAGAGCATCAACCGCCGTGTGCCCTACGTGCTCAAGCTCATGGGACTTGAACACAAGATGCAAAACTATCCCAATGAACTCGCAGGCGGCGAGCAGCAGCGTGTCGCGCTCGCGCGTGCTCTTGTCAACAACCCATCGCTGATCATTGCCGATGAGCCGACAGGTAACGTTGACCCGCGTATGTCGTGGGATATCATGGATTTGCTCAGTGAGATCAACAAGAGAAAAACAACGGTGTTGGTTGTCACACATGAGAAGAGTCTGGTGGACCGGCTTCGCAAACGCGTCGTCTCCATTGAGCATGGCAAGATTGTCAGCGACAGAATGGAGGGGATGTACCGATGA
- the ftsX gene encoding permease-like cell division protein FtsX gives MKRGNSFHYYIKQGWQYFWHNKMMSLASVGVLVACLLIMGSFWLIVQNMTRNIDIVEGKNEVVLYVDENADVERSVEIGTSLRAIENIATVRYLPKDEAFDDWKSRFPEQADLFSDLEEKGDNPLRNSYIVTMKDLELYDETVYTIENIPDVAKVVTRKDLIDQLLGVGHVINVIGYTIMGLLFLASLFIIVNTIKLARFVYRKQINIMKCVGATDWFIRWPFIIEGALIGLLAGLIAYGLQYYVYNYLILSTIESLKILSAIPFSAVWSVLFGGFVGGGLLVGVLGSAITIRKYLEV, from the coding sequence ATGAAGAGGGGAAATTCCTTTCACTATTACATCAAACAGGGCTGGCAGTACTTCTGGCACAACAAAATGATGAGCCTTGCATCCGTCGGCGTACTGGTTGCCTGCCTACTGATTATGGGCAGTTTTTGGCTGATTGTTCAAAACATGACTCGCAACATTGACATTGTCGAGGGAAAAAACGAAGTTGTTCTCTATGTGGATGAAAATGCCGATGTAGAGCGGTCGGTTGAAATTGGCACAAGTCTGCGGGCGATTGAGAACATTGCAACGGTGCGCTATCTGCCGAAAGACGAGGCCTTTGACGACTGGAAGAGCCGCTTTCCCGAGCAGGCCGACCTCTTCTCGGATCTTGAGGAAAAAGGGGACAACCCCCTGCGCAACTCCTATATCGTCACGATGAAAGATCTGGAGCTCTACGACGAGACGGTTTATACCATCGAAAACATTCCAGATGTTGCGAAAGTTGTAACACGAAAGGACCTGATTGATCAGCTGCTCGGCGTCGGTCATGTGATCAACGTCATCGGCTACACCATCATGGGGCTGCTCTTTCTGGCATCTCTGTTCATCATTGTGAATACAATCAAGTTGGCGCGGTTTGTCTACCGCAAGCAGATTAACATTATGAAGTGTGTGGGGGCCACCGACTGGTTCATCCGCTGGCCTTTCATCATAGAGGGTGCGCTGATCGGACTTCTGGCCGGGCTCATCGCATATGGCTTGCAGTACTATGTGTACAATTATCTGATTCTCTCAACGATCGAGAGTCTGAAGATTTTGTCTGCCATTCCATTTTCCGCCGTGTGGAGTGTGCTGTTCGGCGGCTTTGTTGGAGGCGGGCTGCTCGTCGGCGTGCTTGGCAGCGCAATCACCATTCGCAAATATCTGGAGGTGTAA
- a CDS encoding murein hydrolase activator EnvC family protein, with protein sequence MSIVTLAIAVIMVVGIVAPVLLASAASSSDVNKLEQELADIEKKKKELQTNIKNANSQKKTEMQKKNQLDDEISLMQDEIDVLDRMIAQLDSDIAQKEGEEVQKQAEIDEQYERYKLRIRESYESGSTSYLEVLLSSDDFASFLTNLDIMEMIVQYDEDLIEELRHSKDEITEMKNSIEENKAKQETAKSSLVSKQKELEKKVAESDKLIEELANDAERFEEAYNEALKAEQKLDAELEKLLQELANSDYVGGDLIWPVPGKYGISCKYGPRTHPITKKPSNHTGIDIPAPKNHKIVAANAGTVVKVATNSAYGKYVLVDHGGGLATFYAHMNQQTVKEGQKVKAGEQIGKVGTTGLSTGNHCHFEVRVNGKTVDPVTYYKNTKWYYT encoded by the coding sequence ATGTCAATTGTGACACTTGCCATTGCCGTTATCATGGTAGTCGGTATTGTGGCACCGGTGCTGCTTGCGAGCGCGGCGTCCAGTAGTGATGTCAACAAGCTCGAGCAGGAGCTGGCAGACATTGAAAAGAAAAAGAAAGAGCTTCAGACCAACATCAAAAATGCAAACAGCCAGAAGAAGACCGAGATGCAGAAGAAGAATCAGCTCGACGACGAGATCTCTCTGATGCAGGATGAGATTGACGTACTCGACCGGATGATCGCGCAGCTCGACTCTGACATTGCGCAAAAAGAGGGAGAAGAAGTTCAGAAGCAGGCGGAGATCGACGAGCAGTATGAGCGTTATAAGCTGCGCATACGGGAATCCTACGAGTCCGGCAGCACCAGCTATTTGGAAGTTCTGCTCAGCTCTGACGACTTTGCGTCCTTTTTGACAAACCTTGATATTATGGAGATGATTGTCCAGTACGACGAGGATCTCATTGAAGAGCTCCGCCATTCCAAGGATGAAATCACCGAGATGAAAAACTCCATTGAAGAAAACAAGGCGAAGCAGGAGACGGCAAAGTCCTCACTGGTCTCCAAGCAGAAAGAACTCGAGAAAAAAGTTGCAGAGTCCGACAAACTGATCGAGGAGCTGGCCAACGATGCCGAGCGCTTTGAGGAGGCTTACAACGAGGCGCTCAAGGCTGAGCAAAAGCTCGATGCAGAGCTTGAAAAGCTGCTTCAGGAGCTGGCGAATTCGGACTATGTCGGCGGGGATTTGATCTGGCCGGTGCCTGGAAAATACGGCATCAGCTGCAAGTACGGTCCGCGGACCCACCCCATCACCAAAAAGCCTTCCAATCATACGGGCATTGATATTCCCGCGCCGAAAAACCACAAGATCGTCGCGGCAAACGCCGGTACAGTTGTCAAAGTGGCAACCAACTCGGCGTATGGTAAGTATGTTCTAGTCGATCACGGCGGCGGTCTTGCGACTTTCTATGCACACATGAATCAGCAAACCGTCAAAGAGGGGCAAAAAGTCAAGGCCGGCGAGCAGATTGGAAAGGTTGGAACGACCGGTCTCTCAACGGGCAACCACTGTCACTTTGAAGTTCGTGTCAACGGAAAGACTGTTGACCCCGTGACCTACTATAAAAACACGAAGTGGTACTATACATGA